From a region of the Pseudomonas fulva 12-X genome:
- a CDS encoding IlvD/Edd family dehydratase, which yields MTDLKRPLRSQQWFDDPDHADMTAIYVERYMNYGLTRAELQSGRPIIGIAQTGSDLTPCNRHHLELAQRVKAGIRDAGGIPMEFPVHPIAEQSRRPTAALDRNLAYLGLVEILHGYPLDGVVLTTGCDKTTPACLMAAATTDLPAIVLSGGPMLDGHHKGELIGSGTVLWHARKLMAAGEIDYEGFMEMTTAASPSVGHCNTMGTALSMNALAEALGMSLTGCASIPAPYRERGQMAYATGKRICELVMQDVRPSQIMTREAFENAIAVASALGASSNCPPHLIAIARHMGIELSLEDWQRIGESVPLLVNCMPAGKYLGEGFHHAGGVPAVMHELQKAGRLHEGCMTVSGRSIGEIVADKVTGNREVILPYDEPLKHSAGFIVLSGNFFDSAIMKMSVVGEAFRKTYLSEPGKENCFEARAIVFEGPEDYHARINDPALDIDERCILVVRGAGPVGYPGSAEVVNMDPPAALIKQGVTSLPCLGDGRQSGTSASPSILNMSPEAAVGGGLALLQTNDVLRVDLNARSVNLLIDDEEMQRRRAAWKPSYPASQTPWQELYRQLVGQLSTGGCLEPATLHMRIIARSGGMPRHSH from the coding sequence ATGACCGACCTTAAACGCCCGCTGCGCAGCCAGCAGTGGTTCGATGATCCCGACCACGCCGACATGACTGCCATCTATGTCGAGCGCTACATGAACTACGGGCTGACCCGCGCCGAGCTGCAGTCGGGCCGGCCGATCATCGGCATCGCCCAGACCGGCAGCGACCTGACGCCCTGCAACCGCCATCACCTGGAGCTGGCCCAGCGGGTCAAGGCCGGTATCCGCGATGCCGGCGGCATTCCCATGGAATTTCCGGTGCACCCGATCGCCGAGCAGAGCCGCCGCCCCACTGCCGCCCTGGATCGCAACCTGGCCTACCTGGGCCTGGTGGAAATCCTCCACGGCTATCCGCTCGACGGCGTGGTGCTGACCACCGGCTGCGACAAGACCACGCCGGCCTGCCTGATGGCCGCGGCCACCACCGACCTGCCGGCCATCGTGCTGTCCGGTGGGCCGATGCTCGACGGCCACCACAAGGGCGAGCTGATCGGCTCGGGCACCGTGCTCTGGCACGCGCGCAAATTGATGGCCGCGGGCGAGATCGACTACGAAGGCTTCATGGAAATGACCACCGCCGCCTCGCCGTCGGTGGGCCACTGCAACACCATGGGCACGGCCCTGTCGATGAACGCCCTGGCCGAAGCGCTGGGCATGTCGCTGACCGGCTGCGCGAGCATTCCCGCGCCCTACCGCGAACGCGGGCAGATGGCCTACGCCACCGGCAAGCGCATCTGCGAACTGGTGATGCAGGACGTACGCCCCTCGCAGATCATGACCCGCGAAGCCTTCGAGAACGCCATCGCCGTGGCCTCGGCCCTCGGCGCCTCGAGCAACTGCCCGCCGCACCTGATCGCCATCGCCCGACATATGGGCATCGAGCTGAGCCTCGAAGACTGGCAACGCATCGGCGAGAGCGTGCCGCTGCTGGTCAACTGCATGCCGGCCGGCAAGTACCTCGGCGAAGGCTTCCACCACGCCGGCGGCGTGCCGGCTGTGATGCACGAGCTGCAAAAGGCCGGGCGCCTGCACGAGGGCTGCATGACCGTCAGCGGCCGCAGCATCGGCGAGATCGTTGCCGACAAGGTGACCGGCAACCGCGAGGTGATCCTGCCCTACGACGAGCCGCTCAAGCACAGCGCCGGTTTCATCGTGCTCAGCGGCAACTTCTTCGACAGCGCGATCATGAAGATGTCGGTGGTTGGCGAAGCCTTCCGCAAGACCTATCTCTCCGAGCCTGGCAAGGAAAATTGCTTCGAAGCGCGGGCCATCGTCTTCGAGGGCCCCGAGGACTACCACGCACGGATCAACGATCCGGCGCTGGATATCGACGAGCGCTGCATTCTGGTAGTGCGCGGCGCCGGGCCGGTGGGTTACCCGGGCAGTGCCGAGGTGGTCAACATGGACCCGCCGGCGGCGCTGATCAAACAGGGCGTCACTTCCCTGCCCTGCCTGGGCGATGGTCGGCAGAGCGGCACCTCGGCCAGCCCGTCGATTCTCAACATGTCGCCAGAGGCAGCGGTGGGCGGTGGTCTGGCGCTGCTGCAGACCAACGACGTGCTGCGCGTCGACCTCAACGCCCGCTCGGTGAACCTGCTGATCGACGACGAGGAAATGCAGCGCCGTCGCGCCGCCTGGAAGCCCAGCTACCCGGCCTCGCAAACGCCCTGGCAGGAGCTGTACCGCCAACTGGTCGGCCAGCTCTCCACCGGCGGCTGCCTGGAGCCGGCCACCCTGCACATGCGCATCATCGCGCGCAGCGGCGGTATGCCGCGGCATTCGCACTGA
- a CDS encoding MFS transporter, with translation MQPRTEQSAAPARDHDSSFEDRTYRKVILRILPILLLCYMAAYLDRVNIGFAKLDMLEDLQFSNTVYALGASMFFWGYFLFEVPSNLLLHRLGARFWIARIMFTWALVSMAVAFTVPLAQFFGIQSSTMFYTLRFLLGICEAGFFPGVILYLNYWFPTHRQSRVMSGFLLALPISLVIGGMLSGWLMTAMQGVHGLSGWQWMLLIEGLPSIVMAVVVIVCLCDNIDKAKWLSAAEKTLLKANLQQDNTGKASRLSEAFLNPRVWLLVLILLTFNTGFYGLAFWMPSIIKSAGITSSLHIGLLTAIPYGVAAVAMLLNARHSNRTGERRLHAAIPAFIGGVGLMLSAYFAHNIVLSVLFLSVAASGILSLMPIYWTLPGTVLSGIAAAAGIGIINSFGNLSGFTGSMITAMAETMTGDINNGTYVLAACLFVSGALIMAIPRSMLGTPSRTPVATPTGSLTLEKA, from the coding sequence ATGCAACCACGTACCGAGCAATCGGCCGCGCCAGCACGCGACCACGACAGTTCCTTCGAGGACCGCACCTACCGCAAGGTCATCCTGCGCATCCTGCCCATCCTGCTGCTGTGCTACATGGCGGCCTATCTGGACCGCGTCAATATCGGCTTCGCCAAGCTGGATATGCTCGAAGACCTGCAGTTCAGCAACACCGTCTACGCCCTGGGCGCGAGCATGTTCTTCTGGGGCTACTTCCTGTTCGAAGTGCCGAGCAACCTGTTGCTGCACCGCCTCGGCGCGCGCTTCTGGATCGCTCGCATCATGTTCACCTGGGCACTGGTGTCGATGGCCGTGGCGTTCACCGTGCCGCTGGCGCAGTTCTTCGGCATCCAGTCGAGCACCATGTTCTACACCCTGCGTTTTCTGCTCGGCATCTGTGAAGCCGGTTTCTTCCCGGGCGTGATTCTGTACCTCAACTACTGGTTTCCGACCCACCGGCAGAGCCGCGTGATGTCCGGCTTTCTGCTGGCGCTGCCGATCAGCCTGGTCATCGGCGGCATGCTTTCCGGTTGGTTGATGACCGCCATGCAGGGCGTGCACGGGCTGTCCGGCTGGCAGTGGATGCTGCTGATCGAAGGCCTGCCGTCGATCGTCATGGCGGTCGTGGTGATCGTCTGCCTGTGCGACAACATCGACAAGGCCAAGTGGCTGTCCGCCGCCGAGAAGACCCTGCTCAAGGCCAACCTGCAGCAGGACAACACCGGCAAGGCCTCGCGCCTCAGCGAAGCCTTCCTCAACCCGCGCGTGTGGCTGCTGGTACTAATTCTGCTTACCTTCAACACCGGCTTCTACGGGCTGGCGTTCTGGATGCCGTCGATCATCAAGAGCGCCGGTATCACCAGCAGCCTGCACATCGGCCTACTGACCGCCATTCCCTACGGCGTAGCCGCCGTGGCGATGCTGCTCAACGCCCGCCATTCCAACCGCACCGGCGAGCGCCGTCTGCATGCCGCGATCCCGGCATTCATCGGCGGTGTCGGGCTGATGCTCAGCGCCTACTTCGCCCACAACATCGTGCTTTCGGTGCTGTTCCTGAGCGTCGCCGCCTCCGGCATTCTCAGCCTGATGCCGATCTACTGGACGCTGCCCGGCACCGTGCTGTCCGGCATCGCCGCGGCGGCCGGCATCGGCATCATCAACTCGTTCGGCAACCTGTCCGGCTTCACCGGCTCGATGATCACCGCCATGGCGGAAACCATGACCGGCGACATCAACAACGGCACCTACGTGCTGGCCGCCTGCCTGTTCGTCAGCGGCGCGCTGATCATGGCCATCCCGCGCAGCATGCTCGGCACGCCCAGCCGCACGCCGGTCGCCACGCCTACCGGCAGCCTGACCCTGGAGAAAGCATGA
- a CDS encoding SDR family oxidoreductase, producing MSEMHGKRVLITAAGQGIGLASARAFAAAGAEVIATDIAIGALQDEPGLTALQLDVTSAQAIAALSEQVGAVDVLFNCAGYVHAGSILDCDEAAWERSLQLNVTAMYRMIRATLPGMLARGGGSIINMASVASSIKGVPNRCAYTASKAAVVGLTKAVAADYIAQGIRCNAICPGTVDSPSLRSRIAEQAALQGVAEEQVYGQFVARQPMGRLGSADEIARLVLYLGSDASSYTTGALHVIDGGMSI from the coding sequence ATGAGCGAGATGCACGGCAAACGCGTGCTGATCACCGCAGCCGGCCAGGGCATCGGCCTGGCCAGCGCCCGGGCCTTCGCGGCCGCGGGTGCCGAGGTGATCGCCACCGATATCGCGATTGGCGCATTGCAGGATGAGCCGGGCCTTACCGCCCTGCAGCTGGACGTCACCTCGGCCCAGGCCATCGCCGCGCTCAGCGAGCAGGTCGGTGCGGTGGACGTGCTGTTCAACTGCGCCGGCTACGTGCACGCCGGCAGCATTCTGGACTGCGACGAGGCCGCCTGGGAGCGCTCGCTGCAGCTCAACGTCACCGCCATGTACCGGATGATTCGCGCCACACTGCCGGGCATGCTGGCCCGCGGCGGCGGCTCGATCATCAACATGGCCTCGGTGGCGTCGAGCATCAAGGGCGTGCCCAACCGCTGCGCCTACACCGCCAGCAAGGCCGCGGTGGTCGGCCTGACCAAGGCGGTGGCCGCCGACTACATCGCCCAGGGCATTCGCTGCAATGCCATCTGCCCAGGCACCGTCGACTCGCCCTCGCTGCGTTCGCGCATCGCCGAACAGGCGGCGCTGCAGGGCGTGGCCGAGGAGCAGGTGTACGGCCAGTTCGTTGCCCGCCAGCCCATGGGCCGCCTCGGTAGCGCCGATGAAATTGCCCGGTTGGTGCTTTACCTCGGCTCCGATGCGTCTTCCTATACCACCGGTGCGCTGCATGTGATCGATGGCGGCATGAGCATCTGA
- a CDS encoding DNA topoisomerase III, translating into MRLFLCEKPSQAKDIASVLGATRRGDGCWLGNGVTVTWCIGHLLETAPPDAYDARYKRWVLDDLPIVPQQWKMRVKANTAAQFKAIKRLLGEASELVIATDADREGEMIARELLEHCRYRGPIQRLWLSALDDASIRKALAALKPGASTYNLYQSALGRSRADWLIGMNMSRLFTLLGRKSGYQGVLPVGRVQTPTLRLVVDRDRSIADFVPVPFWAIDVTLDGNGIPFTAVWRAPQDDCDEQGRCLKQEVAQRAAEAMQGAEHAVLEKLKTERMREAPPLLFDLGTLQQVCSKKLGLGAQETLDIAQKLYETDKLITYPRSDCGYLPLSQHAEAPAILAALGQADPTLREVLAHTQTQRRSRAWNDAKVSAHHGIIPTLAAGGLTRLSGRPRAVYELIRARYLAQFLPNHEYDRTQADFDCAGHDLRAVGKQIVEPGWKRALPEALAPSKGREAPAPQALPALHEGQTCAVREVTLKDQFTQPPKPFTEGDLIQAMKNVARLVEDPLLKQKLKDTTGIGTEATRAGIIQGLLDRGYLTKQGKTLAATSAAFGLIDAVPRAIADPGTTAIWEQALDMVQSGEMPLDEFVAKQSAWMARQIERCRGLQLTISGPPPGGRPAWKGKRKGASRKKAASAKRAGASAAGGRSK; encoded by the coding sequence ATGCGTCTGTTTCTCTGCGAAAAGCCCTCCCAAGCCAAAGACATCGCCAGCGTGCTTGGTGCCACGCGGCGTGGCGACGGCTGCTGGCTGGGCAACGGCGTGACGGTCACCTGGTGCATCGGCCATTTGCTCGAAACCGCGCCACCGGATGCCTACGACGCGCGCTACAAGCGCTGGGTGCTGGACGACCTGCCCATCGTCCCGCAGCAGTGGAAAATGCGCGTCAAAGCCAATACCGCCGCTCAGTTCAAGGCCATCAAGCGCCTGCTTGGCGAGGCCAGCGAGCTGGTGATCGCCACCGACGCGGATCGCGAGGGCGAGATGATCGCTCGCGAGTTGCTCGAGCATTGCCGCTACCGCGGGCCGATCCAGCGTTTGTGGCTGTCGGCGCTGGACGACGCCTCGATCCGCAAGGCCCTGGCGGCGCTCAAACCGGGCGCCAGCACCTACAACCTCTATCAGTCGGCGCTCGGTCGCTCGCGGGCCGACTGGCTGATCGGCATGAACATGAGCCGCCTGTTCACCCTGCTGGGGCGCAAGTCCGGTTATCAGGGCGTGCTGCCGGTCGGCCGCGTGCAGACGCCGACCCTGCGCCTGGTGGTCGACCGCGACCGCAGCATCGCCGACTTCGTGCCGGTGCCGTTCTGGGCCATCGACGTGACGCTCGACGGCAATGGCATTCCGTTTACCGCCGTGTGGCGCGCGCCCCAGGACGATTGCGACGAGCAGGGCCGCTGCCTGAAGCAGGAAGTGGCGCAGCGCGCCGCCGAGGCCATGCAGGGCGCCGAGCATGCCGTGCTGGAGAAGTTGAAGACCGAGCGCATGCGTGAGGCGCCGCCGTTGCTGTTCGACCTCGGTACGCTGCAGCAGGTGTGCTCGAAGAAGCTCGGCCTGGGCGCCCAGGAAACCCTGGACATCGCCCAGAAACTCTACGAGACAGACAAGCTGATCACCTATCCGCGCAGCGATTGCGGTTACCTGCCGCTCAGCCAGCACGCCGAGGCACCGGCCATTTTAGCCGCGCTGGGGCAGGCCGATCCGACATTGCGTGAAGTGCTGGCGCATACCCAGACGCAGCGCCGCTCGCGGGCCTGGAACGATGCCAAGGTCAGCGCCCACCACGGCATCATCCCGACCCTGGCGGCTGGAGGGCTGACTCGACTGAGCGGCCGGCCGCGTGCGGTTTATGAACTGATCCGTGCCCGCTATCTGGCGCAGTTTCTGCCCAACCACGAATACGATCGCACCCAGGCCGACTTCGACTGCGCCGGCCATGACCTGCGTGCGGTCGGCAAACAGATCGTCGAGCCGGGCTGGAAACGCGCGCTGCCCGAAGCCCTGGCTCCGAGCAAGGGCCGTGAGGCGCCTGCGCCCCAGGCCTTGCCCGCACTGCATGAAGGCCAGACGTGCGCGGTGCGTGAAGTGACGCTCAAGGATCAATTCACTCAGCCGCCCAAGCCGTTCACCGAGGGCGACCTAATCCAGGCCATGAAGAACGTCGCGCGGCTGGTCGAGGACCCGCTTCTGAAGCAGAAGCTCAAGGACACCACTGGCATCGGCACCGAAGCCACCCGCGCCGGCATCATCCAGGGCCTGCTCGACCGCGGTTACCTGACCAAGCAGGGCAAGACCCTGGCCGCCACCTCGGCAGCCTTCGGCCTGATCGATGCGGTGCCCCGCGCTATCGCCGACCCCGGCACCACGGCGATCTGGGAGCAGGCGCTGGATATGGTGCAGAGCGGCGAGATGCCCCTGGACGAATTCGTTGCCAAGCAATCTGCTTGGATGGCCAGGCAGATCGAGCGCTGCCGTGGCCTGCAACTGACCATCAGCGGCCCGCCGCCGGGTGGCAGGCCGGCTTGGAAGGGCAAGCGAAAAGGCGCCTCGCGCAAGAAGGCTGCATCGGCCAAGCGTGCAGGTGCTAGCGCCGCAGGGGGCAGATCTAAGTAG
- a CDS encoding fumarylacetoacetate hydrolase family protein, which yields MSIRLTPENTLPADAATATLIGRAWIPGAIAGPSPIVLRADGVFDLSARFATLSQLLELDDPLQAVRDTPGTFVGSIEALLANTGAHADPSQAYLLAPADLQVIKAAGVTFAASMIERVIEEKAAGDAAKAQSVRAIVREAIGDNLRAVQPGSPQAMRLKELLIEQNMWSQYLEVGIGPDAEIFTKAPILAAVGSASEIGIHPISQWNNPEPEVVLAVNSRGQIHGATLGNDVNLRDVEGRSALLLSKAKDNNASCAIGPFIRLFDEHFDLDAVRNCVVELEVEGTDGYRLTGSSSMDQISRDPQNLASQTLNASHQYPDGFLLFLGTLFAPTEDRDHPGSGFTHKIGDRVSISSPRLGALHNQVTTSDKAAPWTFGITALINNLSARGLLG from the coding sequence ATGTCGATCCGCCTGACCCCTGAAAACACCCTGCCTGCCGACGCTGCCACGGCCACGTTGATCGGCCGCGCCTGGATTCCCGGCGCCATCGCCGGCCCTTCACCCATCGTGCTGCGTGCCGACGGCGTGTTCGATCTGTCCGCGCGCTTCGCCACCCTCAGCCAGTTGCTGGAACTCGATGATCCGCTGCAGGCGGTGCGCGACACGCCCGGCACCTTCGTCGGCAGCATCGAGGCGCTGCTGGCCAACACCGGCGCCCACGCCGACCCGAGCCAGGCGTACCTGCTGGCACCTGCCGACCTGCAGGTGATCAAGGCCGCCGGGGTGACCTTCGCCGCCAGCATGATCGAGCGGGTGATCGAGGAAAAAGCCGCCGGCGACGCCGCCAAGGCGCAGAGCGTGCGGGCCATCGTGCGTGAGGCCATCGGCGACAACCTGCGCGCCGTGCAGCCCGGCTCGCCCCAGGCGATGCGTCTCAAGGAGCTGCTGATCGAGCAGAACATGTGGTCGCAGTACCTGGAGGTCGGCATCGGCCCGGATGCGGAGATCTTCACCAAGGCGCCGATTCTGGCCGCCGTGGGCAGCGCCAGCGAGATCGGCATCCACCCGATTTCCCAGTGGAACAACCCGGAGCCGGAGGTGGTGCTGGCGGTCAACAGCCGCGGGCAGATTCACGGCGCCACCCTGGGCAACGACGTCAACCTGCGTGACGTGGAAGGCCGCAGCGCTCTCTTGCTCAGCAAGGCCAAGGACAACAACGCCTCCTGCGCTATCGGCCCGTTCATCCGCCTATTCGACGAACACTTCGACCTGGATGCGGTGCGCAACTGCGTGGTCGAGCTGGAGGTTGAAGGCACCGACGGCTACCGGCTCACCGGCTCCAGCTCCATGGACCAGATCAGCCGCGACCCGCAGAACCTGGCGAGCCAGACACTCAACGCCTCGCACCAGTACCCGGACGGTTTCCTGCTGTTTCTCGGCACCCTGTTCGCGCCCACCGAGGACCGCGACCACCCCGGCAGCGGCTTTACCCATAAAATCGGCGACCGCGTGAGCATCAGCAGCCCGCGCCTCGGCGCCCTGCACAACCAGGTGACCACCAGCGACAAGGCCGCTCCGTGGACCTTCGGCATCACCGCGCTGATCAACAACCTCAGCGCCCGCGGCCTGCTGGGCTAA
- a CDS encoding exodeoxyribonuclease VII small subunit: MARKKAALDFEQSLTELQTIVERLENGELSLEESLSAFEQGIGLTRECQAALTQAEQKVQILLERDGALEAAPFETDEPL; this comes from the coding sequence ATGGCCCGCAAGAAAGCCGCGCTCGACTTCGAGCAATCCCTCACCGAACTGCAAACCATTGTCGAGCGCCTGGAAAACGGCGAGCTGTCGCTGGAAGAGTCGCTGAGCGCCTTCGAGCAAGGCATCGGCCTGACCCGCGAATGCCAGGCGGCCCTGACCCAGGCCGAGCAGAAGGTGCAGATCCTCCTGGAGCGCGACGGTGCCCTGGAAGCGGCGCCGTTCGAAACGGACGAGCCGCTATGA
- a CDS encoding amino acid permease: MDAVSAEQAKQEPESKLSASLKPRHLTMMSIAGVIGGALFVGSGSVIHSAGPAAVLAYLAGGILVVLIMRMLGEMATSSPDTGSFSTYAERAIGRWAGFTIGWLYWWFWVILMAWEAYVAGTILNGWFPEVSVNVFVLAATLVLISINFFNVKNYGEFEFWFALIKVVAIICFLAVCSLAVLSLWPMGEARGFSNLTAQGFMPNGIESVVVAILGVMFAFLGAEIVTIAASEAKDPANQIVKATNSVVWRVCLFYIGSIFLIVCLVPWNDPMMAQSGYGSYRRTLELLGIPYAELVMNFVVLTSVSSCMISAHYTASRMLFSLSTRGDAPRFLKITRTGTGVPVFAIIASCSVAIFVALINFSETLRPKDVLDTLMNTTGMIALLVYLVIAFSQLRMRRKLEAEGKDIRLKMWLFPWLTYLVILFIIGSLVTMAFVEEYQVLVISTGAAAAVVVALGMLVHMRAKKLAR, from the coding sequence ATGGATGCGGTATCCGCCGAACAGGCAAAGCAGGAGCCTGAGAGCAAGCTCAGTGCGTCATTGAAGCCCCGGCACCTCACCATGATGTCCATTGCCGGCGTGATCGGCGGGGCGTTGTTCGTCGGCTCCGGCAGCGTGATCCACAGCGCCGGGCCGGCTGCAGTACTGGCCTACCTGGCGGGCGGCATTCTGGTCGTGCTGATCATGCGCATGCTCGGCGAAATGGCCACCTCGTCGCCGGACACCGGGTCGTTCTCCACCTATGCCGAGCGCGCCATCGGCCGCTGGGCCGGTTTTACCATCGGCTGGTTGTACTGGTGGTTCTGGGTCATCCTCATGGCCTGGGAAGCCTACGTGGCGGGCACCATCCTCAATGGCTGGTTCCCGGAGGTCAGCGTCAACGTCTTCGTGCTGGCCGCTACCCTGGTGCTGATCAGCATCAACTTCTTCAACGTCAAGAATTACGGCGAGTTCGAGTTCTGGTTCGCGCTGATCAAGGTGGTGGCGATCATCTGCTTCCTGGCCGTATGCAGCCTGGCCGTGCTCAGCCTGTGGCCGATGGGCGAGGCGCGCGGCTTCAGCAACCTGACCGCCCAGGGCTTCATGCCCAACGGTATCGAGTCCGTTGTCGTAGCCATTCTGGGCGTGATGTTCGCTTTCCTGGGCGCCGAGATTGTCACCATCGCCGCCTCGGAGGCGAAGGATCCGGCCAACCAGATCGTCAAGGCGACCAACTCGGTGGTCTGGCGCGTGTGCCTGTTCTATATCGGCTCGATCTTCCTGATCGTCTGCCTGGTGCCGTGGAATGACCCGATGATGGCGCAGTCCGGCTACGGCTCCTACCGCCGCACCCTGGAACTGCTGGGCATTCCCTACGCCGAGCTAGTGATGAACTTCGTGGTGCTGACCTCGGTGAGCAGCTGCATGATCTCGGCGCACTACACCGCCTCGCGCATGCTGTTCTCGCTGTCCACCCGTGGCGACGCGCCGCGCTTCCTGAAGATCACCCGTACCGGAACCGGCGTGCCGGTGTTCGCGATCATCGCCTCCTGCTCGGTGGCCATCTTCGTGGCGCTGATCAACTTCAGCGAAACCCTGCGCCCGAAAGACGTGCTCGACACCCTGATGAACACCACCGGCATGATCGCCCTCTTGGTGTACCTGGTGATCGCCTTCTCGCAGCTGCGCATGCGCCGCAAGCTGGAAGCCGAGGGCAAGGACATCCGCCTGAAAATGTGGCTGTTCCCCTGGCTGACCTACCTGGTGATCCTGTTCATCATCGGTTCTCTGGTGACCATGGCGTTCGTCGAGGAATATCAGGTGCTGGTCATCTCCACCGGCGCGGCGGCTGCCGTGGTGGTGGCGCTGGGTATGCTGGTGCATATGCGCGCGAAGAAGCTCGCTCGCTGA
- the ispA gene encoding (2E,6E)-farnesyl diphosphate synthase produces the protein MIAAYQARCQKQVDAALEPLFTAPRAELERLYAAMRYSVFNGGKRVRPLLAYAACEALGGAPAQADGAACAVELIHAYSLVHDDLPAMDDDDLRRGQPTTHIAFDEATAILAGDGLQSLAFDVLANTRHNPHSAEIRLSMFQALAQAAGPAGMVGGQAIDLGSVGQQLQQPALEVMHRHKTGALIEAAVRLGALASGRADEQALTALSTYARAVGLAFQVQDDILDVESDTATLGKTQGKDQANDKPTYPALLGMAAAKAYALELRDQALQALQPFDDAAEPLRELARYIVERRN, from the coding sequence ATGATCGCCGCCTACCAGGCACGCTGCCAGAAGCAGGTCGACGCCGCCCTCGAACCGCTGTTCACCGCGCCACGTGCCGAACTCGAACGCCTTTATGCCGCCATGCGCTACAGCGTGTTCAACGGTGGCAAGCGCGTGCGCCCGTTGCTCGCCTATGCCGCCTGCGAAGCCCTAGGCGGTGCACCGGCTCAGGCCGACGGCGCTGCCTGCGCAGTGGAGCTGATCCACGCCTATTCCCTGGTGCACGACGACCTGCCGGCCATGGACGACGACGACCTGCGCCGCGGCCAGCCGACCACCCATATCGCCTTCGACGAAGCCACCGCCATCCTTGCCGGCGACGGTTTGCAGAGCCTGGCTTTCGACGTGCTCGCCAACACCCGCCACAACCCGCACAGCGCCGAGATTCGCCTGAGTATGTTCCAGGCCCTGGCCCAGGCCGCAGGCCCGGCCGGCATGGTCGGCGGCCAGGCCATCGACCTCGGCTCGGTGGGCCAGCAGTTGCAGCAACCGGCGCTGGAAGTCATGCACCGCCACAAGACCGGCGCGCTGATCGAAGCCGCCGTGCGCCTCGGCGCCCTGGCCAGCGGCCGCGCCGACGAGCAGGCGCTGACCGCGCTGAGCACCTACGCCCGCGCCGTCGGCCTGGCCTTCCAGGTGCAGGACGACATCCTCGACGTGGAAAGCGATACGGCGACGCTGGGCAAGACCCAGGGCAAGGACCAGGCGAACGACAAGCCCACCTACCCGGCGCTGCTCGGCATGGCCGCGGCCAAGGCCTACGCCTTGGAGCTGCGCGACCAGGCACTGCAGGCCCTGCAGCCCTTCGACGACGCCGCCGAGCCGCTGCGCGAGCTGGCGCGTTATATCGTCGAACGGCGTAACTGA
- a CDS encoding LysR family transcriptional regulator, giving the protein MSDLSFSSFCNWLKFRHLTLLDTLGRTRNMHLAAQQMNLSQPALSKMLKEIESLLGFAVFERLPRSMQPTPLGAQVLRYAHLALNDARTFVEQINNLSAGGHGHLKVGGIFAATAVALPEAIVQIKQRWPLLAIEVVEQTSDHLMEMLEERNLDLAIGRFTEQSQQQRYDFQPLAPEPFCIVVNSRHPLCEAGPMTLEQLVTWPWILYPKGTPIRGRMEEVFAKAKVEVPRNTIETISMQTFLKVLQGGPMIGMLPEAMVLEHLGSGLLKKLDTPFYLMPQDYGILTRKGDQLLGPAREFADILLANAQRERD; this is encoded by the coding sequence ATGTCGGATCTGTCGTTCTCGAGCTTCTGCAACTGGCTGAAATTCCGTCACCTGACGCTCCTCGACACCCTGGGTCGCACCCGCAACATGCACCTGGCGGCGCAGCAGATGAACCTCAGCCAGCCGGCACTGAGCAAGATGCTCAAGGAGATCGAGAGCCTGCTCGGCTTCGCCGTGTTCGAGCGCCTGCCGCGCAGCATGCAGCCCACGCCGCTGGGCGCCCAGGTGCTGCGTTACGCGCACCTGGCGTTGAACGATGCGCGCACCTTCGTCGAGCAGATCAACAACCTCAGCGCCGGCGGCCATGGTCACCTCAAGGTCGGCGGCATCTTCGCCGCCACGGCGGTGGCGCTGCCCGAGGCCATTGTGCAGATCAAGCAGCGCTGGCCACTGCTGGCCATCGAAGTGGTCGAGCAGACCAGCGACCACCTGATGGAAATGCTCGAAGAACGCAACCTGGACCTGGCCATCGGCCGCTTCACCGAGCAGAGCCAGCAGCAGCGCTATGACTTCCAGCCCCTGGCGCCGGAGCCGTTCTGCATCGTGGTCAACAGCCGTCACCCGCTATGCGAGGCTGGGCCCATGACCCTGGAGCAACTGGTGACTTGGCCGTGGATTCTCTACCCCAAGGGCACGCCGATTCGCGGGCGTATGGAAGAAGTGTTCGCCAAGGCCAAGGTAGAGGTGCCGCGCAACACCATCGAAACCATCTCCATGCAGACCTTCCTCAAGGTGCTGCAGGGCGGGCCGATGATCGGCATGTTGCCCGAGGCCATGGTGCTGGAGCACCTGGGCAGTGGCCTGCTGAAGAAGCTCGACACGCCGTTCTACCTGATGCCCCAGGACTACGGGATTCTCACCCGCAAGGGTGATCAGCTGCTGGGCCCGGCCCGGGAATTCGCCGACATCCTGCTCGCCAATGCGCAGCGCGAGCGTGACTGA